One window of Nocardia sp. NBC_00508 genomic DNA carries:
- a CDS encoding LysR family transcriptional regulator, with product MELRQLRYFVTVAQEASFTRAAARLHLAQPGLSAQIRQLERELGQPLLDRGGRTVTLTEVGAAVLRQAEAALTAAERITETVDEFTGLLRGQVRIGLISGAAVEEFDVAAVLADFHDDHPQIGISLTEDTSERMLAALGRGELDIALIGLTGAELDPGFGIDVVLDTAVVAAVPAADADFDAEIPLAALCAHPLICLPPGTGLRGVFQRACAAAGFEPDIAYEAAAPALLLRLAARGLGVAVVPALTTQEAAAFGVRTVRIVEPELRGRLALAWRIDRPAGPAAKVLLGQLRIAMRSDT from the coding sequence ATGGAATTGCGGCAGCTTCGCTACTTTGTCACGGTCGCGCAGGAGGCGAGCTTCACCCGGGCGGCGGCGAGGCTGCATCTGGCCCAGCCCGGGCTGAGCGCGCAGATCCGGCAGCTGGAACGTGAACTCGGTCAGCCGCTGCTCGACCGCGGCGGACGCACCGTGACGTTGACCGAGGTCGGCGCGGCCGTGTTGCGGCAGGCGGAGGCGGCGCTGACGGCCGCCGAGCGGATCACCGAGACGGTGGACGAGTTCACCGGCCTGCTGCGCGGTCAGGTCCGGATCGGCCTCATCTCGGGCGCTGCGGTCGAGGAATTCGATGTCGCCGCCGTGCTCGCCGATTTTCACGACGACCATCCGCAGATCGGCATCAGCCTCACCGAAGACACCTCCGAGCGGATGCTCGCCGCCCTCGGCAGGGGCGAACTGGACATCGCGCTGATCGGGCTGACCGGCGCGGAACTGGATCCCGGGTTCGGCATCGATGTGGTGCTGGATACGGCGGTGGTGGCCGCGGTCCCGGCGGCGGACGCCGACTTCGACGCCGAGATTCCGCTGGCCGCGCTGTGCGCTCACCCGCTGATCTGCCTGCCACCCGGCACGGGGCTCCGCGGCGTGTTTCAACGCGCTTGCGCCGCAGCGGGATTCGAGCCCGACATCGCCTACGAGGCCGCCGCACCCGCGCTACTGCTGCGCCTGGCCGCGCGCGGCCTCGGCGTCGCGGTGGTGCCCGCGCTCACCACCCAGGAGGCCGCGGCCTTCGGAGTGCGGACCGTGCGCATCGTCGAGCCCGAGCTGCGCGGTCGGCTCGCGCTGGCCTGGCGCATCGACCGTCCCGCCGGTCCGGCGGCCAAAGTGCTCCTCGGCCAACTGCGAATCGCCATGCGCTCCGACACGTAA
- a CDS encoding amino acid ABC transporter ATP-binding protein: MIVADRVCKHFGALQVLKGVSLEVGRGEVLCVIGPSGSGKSTFLRCVNHLEQVNAGRLYVDGELVGYQEKNGRLYELHPREAAAQRREIGMVFQHFNLFPHRTALENVIEAPTQVKKIRKAQAVTRARELLARVGLAEKANAYPAQLSGGQQQRVAIARALAMDPKLMLFDEPTSALDPELVGEVLTVMRELAESGMTMVVVTHEMGFAREVADQLVFMDGGVVVEAGPPRELLANPRHERTKAFLSRLL, translated from the coding sequence ATGATCGTCGCGGATCGGGTGTGCAAGCACTTCGGTGCGTTGCAGGTGCTCAAGGGCGTCTCGCTCGAGGTGGGCCGCGGCGAAGTGCTCTGTGTGATCGGGCCTTCCGGCTCCGGCAAGTCGACCTTCTTGCGCTGCGTCAATCACCTCGAGCAGGTGAACGCGGGCCGGCTGTACGTCGACGGCGAACTCGTCGGCTACCAGGAGAAGAACGGCAGGCTCTACGAGCTGCACCCGCGCGAGGCGGCCGCGCAGCGCCGCGAGATCGGCATGGTGTTCCAGCACTTCAACCTGTTCCCGCACCGGACCGCGCTGGAGAACGTCATCGAGGCGCCCACGCAGGTCAAGAAGATCCGCAAGGCGCAGGCGGTGACCAGAGCGCGGGAACTGCTGGCCCGGGTCGGCTTGGCCGAGAAGGCGAACGCCTATCCGGCGCAGCTGTCCGGTGGCCAGCAGCAGCGTGTGGCCATCGCGCGGGCGCTGGCGATGGACCCGAAGCTCATGCTGTTCGACGAACCCACGTCCGCGCTGGACCCGGAGCTGGTCGGTGAGGTGCTCACCGTGATGCGGGAACTCGCGGAGTCGGGCATGACGATGGTCGTGGTCACGCACGAGATGGGGTTCGCGCGGGAGGTCGCCGACCAATTGGTGTTCATGGACGGCGGCGTGGTCGTGGAGGCCGGGCCGCCGCGCGAGCTGCTGGCGAACCCGCGGCATGAGCGCACCAAGGCGTTCCTTTCGCGGCTGCTCTGA